cctgtggaggccaaaaggaGGCAGCAGATACTTGAAGCTGCAGCTATAGACAGTTGACAGGtacttgatgtgggtgctagaactAAATTTGGTCTTAAGTCTTACCCACTGAGGTATGTCTCCAACCCTCCAGAAAGCTTTCCCGACTACATGGCTCCCTCACTAGTCTGGATTGCCAGTTGGCCTATAACAATGCAGACAGACTAGTGTGCACTAACCCTTAACAGGTTTGCCAACTTACCTCCAAACACAGGCTTGCTTTCTGGTGTGCTGCCCACACTGAAGGCGAAGGGTGAGCTCTGGCTGGGTGCACCTAGGGTGTTCTGACTCAGACTTCCCCCAAAGGAGGTGGTGGTGCCCGTGGTCCCGCTCTGTCCAGATCCAAAGCTGAAAGTCCCAGAGGAGGAGCTGGTGCCTGGGGTAGCAGTGAGCCCAAAGGCTCCACTGGCAGCAGGGGCTGCTGAGCCACCGAATGTGAAGGGGGATGGCGTGGAGCTGCCAAACAGAGAGCTGCTGCTCCCACTGTTGGTGGTCTGTGTGGTGGCGACGGCGGCaccaaagccagatgtggtggctgaCCCAAAGGAGAACACGGGTGTGGTGCTACCAAAAGCTGGCTGAGTGCTGGCAGGGGTGCCAAAGGTGGAGGCCGCAGCTTTCAAGCCCCCGAATGCTGGCTGTACAGCACTGCCAAAggtggctggggctggggctggggctgctgATGGGGCTGAGGCCACGGAGTTGCCAAAAGTGAAAGAGCTGCCAAAACTTGGGGCAGGTGCTGGCTTGGTGGCCCCGTCGGTGGCTCCAAATGTGGGCTGTGGGTTGGCTCCAGGGTAGGCTGGGAGCGCAGGTTTGGCACCGGAGCTAAAGGGAATGTTGAAGGTGGGGGTGACAGTGCTGCTGAAGGTCAGCGTGGGCTGGCTGGTGGTGGCAGGGGCCGAGGTGGAGGTGGTGAGGGTGCTGCCGAAACCACTGAAGCCACTGCTATTGCTGGCAGCAGTCTGGGCAGAGCTGGCAAGGGGCTGGCTAAAGGAGGCGCTTGCTGCAGATGCTGCTGGGGCAAGGGGCTTGCCGAACTGGAAGATGGAGGTCAGCGCTGGGGCGGAGCTGGAAGTAGTAACAGCGGGGGCTCCCCCGAACAGAAGAGTCTGGGAGGTGGACGTCATGGTGCTACTAGCAGTGCTCGCTGCAGTGGTCACGCCAAAGCCAAACACAGGTTTTGAGGCAGAGGCTGTGGTGCCAGAGGCCACCGTGGAGGTGGCAGTGCCCAGGCCAGTGAAGAGAGGAGCTGATGTGGCTGtggtggtggctggagcagtTGTCTGCTTCAGGGAGAAGGGAGTTGACAGGGGCATGGCTGTAAATGCCTCCAGTCTGTCAAAAATGGGCTTGAAAGTGGGAGCTGTAGTGCTGGCCGTCGTGGGGAGGGCAGTGCTGGATGAAGCTGCAGTGGAGGCTGAGGAGCTAGCTGGCAGGGGGCTATCACTCTCACTTTTAGGTGTGGCTGGAAAAATGGGCTTAAACATGGGAGAAGCACAGGCTGGCCCAGGAGTggcaagggaggaggaagagctggCAGGCGGACTCAGCATCCCAAACAGCATGCTGGGCTTCGGAGTCGGGGAGGGAGCTGTGGAGACTGGGGTGCTGACAGACTGCTCAGCCTGAGAGACTCCAGGAGACTTGGTGTCAGTGAATGGTGTTGTAGATGAAGCAGAAGCCAGCCCTAGGAAGGTGGCTGTAGGTTTGGAGTCTGAGGAGGTGCTGGCTAGGGGCCCTGTCAGTGGTGATACAAGAGGGGCCAGGAGGCTGGGTGTCTTCGGAGGTGAAGGGGCTGCAATTGTTGCTGCCTCAGCAGGttctgggaagagaaggaagtgagGCGAGTCCTGAGGATGCCTGAGAGTGGCATCAGCATGCCTGCACCCTCCAGCAACCACCACCACACCAGTACTCAAGATGTTTGTGATCTCAGATTCCAttcaagacagaagggaaggcaggGGAGCCTAACTGGGGCTGCCCGTGTGACTATGAAGGAAAATGTTACTTCTGCAACTCTGCATTTCCTTACCTACATGTGCCTGTTCATTGACAAAGACCCATCATAGTTACCAAGCCAGCAAAGCAGGGTCATGCCTGCACTCTAGTGTGAGAAGTTACACAGGATGTCCATGTGTGTTAGCATGAAGGTACTAGCTGGCAAGGTTCACCAGCCTTACCCAGAGAGAAAGGGATTTCAGTTATTCCAGGCTTGGGGTCCAGAAAGCTATAGAGACCTTACATGGCAAATCTTGGTCATACTGTTCACACCTCCCAAGGAAGACAATATTCTCAATTTATTGATGATACACACTCAGGAGGCTAGGGTAGCTGCCCTTGAATCACGAACCCACTATTACAGCCTACCTCCTATGCTTCCAGACGGGGGCATTCTGAATCCCTGAACTGACTGCATACTCCCGTCAGGTCAaaagcctgtaattccagggcACACTGCTCTGCTTACCTGAGGATGATGGGGCTGGAGACTCCTGCATCTTCTTCAAGCTCTCCAACAGTGGGttagagctgggagctgggagtgaGGCTGAGGGAGCAGCAGGGCCCACGGTAGGCAGGGTGAATGTGAAGGGAGGGCTGGTGGCAGGGGGGTTGTCAGCGGCTGAGGTGGAGGCATCATCTGGAGAGGAAAGACAAGCTTTTTACACGGGAGGCCCTTCCCTGACCTCACTGGTGGCTCACGGCCGGTGCTCCAGCACTCGGGGAGTGCAGGCAGGACTACGAATGGGAGCCTAACCAGTTACACAGTGACACTATTTTCACAAACAACAGAACTTCCATGTCCCATGAGAAAGTATTGGTGACAGTTCCTGGTAATAATAAGACCCCAGGTGGAATCAGGGAGAACAAAGTCCAAGAGCTGGTTGTAATGGCAGCCATCTGTAACCCTACACTTtggatgctgaagcaggaggaggagtatGACTCTGAAGATAATCTTGGATAATGAGACTCAAAACTAAATGGAAAATCAAGTATTCTACAACTTCTCTTCCCAGGAAACAAACACTGCCCCTGTGTGGAGCATGCTGCGCTGCAGTGGGACAGCCTTACCTGGCTTGTCCTCCAAGACCTTGTTAAACCACTGCAGTGAGGCTTTCCTCTCCATGTCCAGGTCTTCAGCAGTGATGGAATAGCCGAGCTCAGGGGGTGGAGGCTGCccaagaaagcagagacaggttaGGCCAACCCCTAGAAGCTGGAAAAACCTGCCCCAGACTCTCTGAGAGTAAGAGCTGGGAAGGATGGACAAGACCTACCAAGGTGAGCTGGTCCCCTCGCCGGGAGGGCAGCAGCTGAATCTTGCGTTTGCGTTGCCCCGAGCTGCCAGGTGTAGGTGGGGAAGTCCACAAGCTCTGCTGCTTCCCAGTGGCTGTATCTGTAACTACAGACAGAAACCCAGGGTTGCTGGCCTCCCTACTCAAGGACAAGACAGTTTTATTGGAAGAGATCACTTCCTGAAAGTTCCTGCAATGTCATTCCAAAGGTTCACACAACTGCTTCTGGGACAGCTGTGACCCCAGTCCTTAGAGCCCAACACTGCTCATGGCCTGGTAGTCCTCacattctgtggtggactgtgtgctGCCTTTCTCCGAAGGGTTAGACTATCTTCCATGCCCCACACAGAGCAACACGGTTAACTTCCACTGCAGATGCTACGCTCGGGCCCCATGGCTTCTCTACTTACCCTTTTCTCCTGGGGACTCCTTGTCTGTCACCAAGGGAGCTGatgaactggactgctgacatGGCTCCTCCTCTCTGTGGGGATTGTGAAAGCTAAATTTTATCTGAGAATGCCTGGAGGCAGCATGGCACCTCATGCACACAGTTGCACACTTCTACAAGGGCGAAGTCTAGAAAGACCACGCCTCTAGGTGTAAAGACCACGCCTCAAGGTGTCAGCATGTCACCATGCTACAGTTCTTgtagagacaaaggcaggcagttGACAGAGGCCATGAGCAACCAGCCTTTAATCAAATAGAGAACAGGGATCTGCAAAGCTTTACTCAGAGCCTGGCCCCAGACTGCATCCTCAGGCTCTAATAGTGGATTAGTGCTAGAAGCGAGGAGTGACGCTGGTGAGAAAGCAGGcccatgacagacagacagacagacagacagacagacagacaaaataaaaaaggctGGGTGGCAGGTGGGGCCAGACACAGACAGACCTGATCCCCGAGGGAGCTGAGCTCCAGTGAAGGGTGAGCTGAGGCCAGGCTCCCTGCTGACCCGGTCCACTGTTCACCACTCCCACTGGAGTATAAGACAGAGAAGGGACCCCAACCATCAGCTGCTCACACTGTAGGACAAGGACACAACTCTCTAGCAGGCACTTTCTGCTCCTCTACGGTTGGACTCTTTGATTTGCTGAGTCAGAGAAAGCAGCCCAACAGCTACTCTCTAGTAAGCCCACTGCCCCGTCCACACAAAGCGACCAGAAGGGAACGGGGATAACCTTGTCTTCTTGGCTGGCCTCTCTGGCGTCTGGGAGCGGGAGGAGGCTGGGCTGGAGAAGGGAGATGAGGTGGGACCACTCCTCTTCCACAGCTGCAAGTCAAGGAGAGACACATCTGAGACGATTACTGACAATGCCAATGCGGCTATGCAGGCAGATAACTGAGCTGGCCAGGCAGaaaggcacacacctttaatcccagcactagggaggcagaggtgggtagatttctgtgagttcaaggccagcctagtctacagagtgaattccagaacatccaggactacacagaaaaaccctgtctcgaaaaaagaaaaacaaaaaaccaaaaaagcaagaaaacaaaaaaataagagacCACatctcagccgggcagtggtggcgcacgcctttaatcccagcacttgggaggcagaggtaggcggatttctgagttcgaggccagcctagtctacaaagtgagttccaggacagccagggctacacagagaaaccctgtctcgaaaaaccaaaaaatggtGTAGTAAAAAGTACACCCTCTATTTTTGTAGATTCTGACATTCcatgaatatgaatattaaaaaatacaagCTGGACATAGTGGTGCAAGCTGAAAACCTaatacttaggaggcagaagcaggaggatcagtactagttcaagcctagcctgagcttcaggacagccagggatacatgagaccttggCTCAAAAACTAAAGCAAACACAAAAGGTAACTGATGTACCTGCAGGAGCCTGTGCAGTTCCTAGTGTCAATACCAATACTGAATCCCAAGTGTGCCTGACAGTGGAGCTGCCTGGCTTCCCTACTTATGGACGCTAACTAACTAAACAAGAATGACAACTACTGCATGTATCAAAAATGACACTAAATTCTAGTTGCCTATAAATCTTCTTTATGTCCCAAACTGAACAAACCCTTTCAACTAAATCAGTACCATTTACTACACTGTTATTCGCTGGTCCATCTGTAGGTTGCTCTGTTTGTACCaggtttgctttctgtttatttGCTACTGAAGGCTTTGTATTCTGGTTAGCCTAGACACAGGCTCAGTGCAAAGCAACAGAGGGTGGGCtgcatctctttttttgtttttgtttttcgagacaggttttctctgtgtagctctggctgtcctagaactcactctgtagaccaggctggcctcgaactcagaaatccgactgcctctgcctccctctttaagtgctgggattaaaggcgtgcgccaccactgcccagctttttgtttgtttggttttttggttttgggctGCATCTCTCGCCCGTGGCCCTGACACATACCTGTGAGATGCCACGGGTGGAGCTATAGGAGCTGGTGATGGCATTGCGGCTGGAGCTGGGGATGCCTCCTGTGCATATACTTGTCAGGGAGCTCACAGAGGAGGTGCGAGACCGTTTGTTCAAGTGGTCATCTGAGCTCTGGGAAGCCAGACTTCTCTTCAAGGAGCCAGGCCTAACAGAAAGAAGAAGTGTACATACGCTACTGCAGGTGTGTTGTTCTGTTATTTTCTccatggtgccacacacctttctGAATAAGCCTGGAAGAGCACAATGTCCTGCGCATGGCGCTATCAGCAGATGATATGGCTGCCTGCATCAGACAAAGTGACTGGGTAAAGCACAGCATGGGAAACACAAACAGGAAGGGTTAGCCCTTGACTGTGGCATCATGGGGGCAAAAGTTTAACACCTGTCAATGATCCCTCAATGAAGCtgctaaaagaaaaatcagagttGAGCCTCCAACCAAAAGAGAAATCTCCCATAATCCTTTTCTGTCGACCTATGTTACCTATCCCTGCTATGGTCTGGTCCTCTTACCTTTCCCAGGGCAACCCACATCAAGTGCAAAGCAGTTCCCTGACAACTGTAGCCAAGTGTGCTTCTTCTTTCCCCTGCACAACCTGCTGCAGCAGAGCCAGGCTTTGTCCCCTCCTCCCACTAGCATGCCATCATCTTGGTTAGCTCCCAGAGACCTGTGCTTCCTTGAGACAGTCCTCTAGGCTGGAGCTTTCAAagcctcctctccagcctttCCCTGTTGAAGGTCTTTCATCCCTCGGTTGTCTACAGTGTGTGCAAGTCTCCCACAGTGCAGTACAGTGAGCAGAACGCAAGGCTTGACGAAGCCTTTTCACCACACTCGAACCCATTTCCACGCAAACTTTCTCTCACACATTTTAAACTCAAATGTAGAGGCATTCCACATCACCACATGTACTGCATGTACTGCAGCAGCCTGTGATCCATTTGTGGAGGATGGAACCACTGTACCATGTTAGTGACATAGAGTGAGCTGGAGCAAGCATTAGACACTGACTGCTTTATTCAGTGGTTCAAGGAAAGCACTGCTAACCACCCATTTCTAAGCTCCACTTCACTTGCTACTTGGAACAGAATACCTGGAAAGCCAACAGGCTGATGCCCTTAAACCTCAACACAAAGCTGACACCTGTCAACTATAGTGCACCTTTAAAACGGCCTGACTATTCCTCTGAGTCTGTAAAACTGCACTCGCTCGCTCATCCCACCTCATAGTTTAGAGGAGCAGATGAGACTACGAACCGGCCGAGGAGCAAGGTCTTTTAGGAGCAGTCTCGGCTTCAGTCAACCAGTGACTACAGGTATCAGAGTGCTTACTCCAGGAAGATTACCACAAAACTAACTAGCACAATATATACACAGTTGTTATATATAGTCTGCAACATTagcacaatatatatataattatataattatgtaaaatGTCATTAAACACGAGCCTTCTGGGTATTTCACTCATATTAATggaaaaaactgaaaagaaactggagaggaaaCATCTAGTCATGGTAACTGGAAAGCCGCAGATCAGCGAGTGATGTGGACACGGGGCAGCCGCAGTCAGAGCCACTTTTCCTAAGCAGCAGCACCCCGTCACTGAGGGTCTCACTTACTTAGGCACAAAGGCAGCAGGGACTCCGTTGGCCACAAGGGGCTCGAATGCTGAATGTCCACTCCCACTGCTATCATGGCGCCTGTAATAAATCAAAAAAGTCCTCCATGAAACAGTGTGCCTGTCCTCCCAACCCTTTCATTCCCTGGACCTTACACAGTGGAACGAGAGAACTGACCCTCACAAACTGTGCTCTGACGGCCATGTGGGAACCAacgcacatacaaacatgtaagAAAACTGAAAGCATTTCTTCATATTCCTGGCCCAGCACCACCTCTATAGAGTATATGTTTCATgctaaacaagaaaaaatttgttttaaaccATTCAGTTCTATAAATACATTACTAGAAGATTGACCTGGTAACTAAGGAACAATCAAAAATCTCCAAAATGCCTCAACTATTCAGGCTTaccacaggaagaaaaaacattttGATTCAAGCTCTTGTTATTCTGTCCATACTACACCATTACATACTACATAGCCTCAGGCTGTCTCTAAACTTCCAATCTTTCTGGCTCAGCCCTCCatggtgctggggttacaagtgccAGTGACCATGCCCCACACACTTACCAGGTTTTTAGtggttaattttatatcaagATGTTACAATCATAAGTTTAGCTACATTACAGGTAGCAATTCACATAAATCCAATGCTCCAAAGGCTTAAGAAAACCCCTATACATCTCACACAGAGGGTACACACAGTGTCAGTGATCACTGCTACATTGCAACTACAGGAAAAAATACCAAATCCTCAGCTACAGGTGCACCAGGGTCGCAATACAACAGTTGTCATTTCCTCCCTGGCCACTGGCTGTCATTCCTGCTTAGCTACAGGGTGTCAGCACAACTGCATACTTGCCATTCCTGCAACTCATCTAATATCCTTCAGTCCATAACACACGTGCCATTAAGATTTCCCTACCTAGTGTGAGGCATGGCAATACGCacatataatcctagcacttgggaggctatgGCAGAATGATTATGAATTCCAGTCTAGCCTGGACAACACAGTGAATTACAAGCTGGCCTGGGCTataaaaactctgtctcaaaaataagtcaAGAGCAAAATCTCCTTCACTTCCTTTTGTCATCCAGTATTGGAAATGGTCAATTGAAAATCTGTcagcgccgggcagtggtggcacatgctttaatcccagcacttgggaggtagaggcaggtggacttctgagttcgaggccagcctggtctacagagtgagttccaggacagccaaggctaagagagaaaccctgtctcggaaaaacaaaacaaacaaaaaacaacaacaaaaatctatcaGCTATGAGTAGTCCAGGCAAATATAGTTATTCTTCTTAGGTGTGTGATATACCCTGTCCTAAAAGAGGCCTCCTCACATTTCTAACACTGTCCTTCCATCTCTCATACACTTATAATCTGTAATTACCTTGTTAGCCATTTAAATAAATAGCCTTGCAAGGAATGTTGGCACATGGAGAGACTGCCCTTAAACTCTGAGACAGCCTTATCTAGATAGCAAGAGGCTGGCCAGGACTACAGAGCAAACCCATCTCAAATACACCCATCCCAGTAAAATACAGTGGG
This portion of the Arvicanthis niloticus isolate mArvNil1 chromosome 24, mArvNil1.pat.X, whole genome shotgun sequence genome encodes:
- the LOC143437899 gene encoding nuclear envelope pore membrane protein POM 121, with amino-acid sequence MSPAAAAADGGERRRPPLGVREGRGRARGCGGPAGAAALGLALLGLALYLVPAAAALAWLAVGSSAAWWGLSREPRGPRGLSSFVRDSRRHPRPALTASPPPVKSPVNGSLCEPRSPLGGPDPAELLLMGSYLGKPGPPEPALPQDPRDRPGRRPPSRSPPAAAAQRVHHVYPALPTPLLRPSRRPPHRDCGPLSSRFVITPRRRYPIQQAQYSLLGALPTVCWNGGHKKAVLSARNSRMVCSPVTVRIAPPDSKLFPSPMPEQILDTTLSSTSSNAPDPCAKETVLNALKEKKKRTAAEEDQLHLEGQENKRRRHDSSGSGHSAFEPLVANGVPAAFVPKPGSLKRSLASQSSDDHLNKRSRTSSVSSLTSICTGGIPSSSRNAITSSYSSTRGISQLWKRSGPTSSPFSSPASSRSQTPERPAKKTREEEPCQQSSSSAPLVTDKESPGEKVTDTATGKQQSLWTSPPTPGSSGQRKRKIQLLPSRRGDQLTLPPPPELGYSITAEDLDMERKASLQWFNKVLEDKPDDASTSAADNPPATSPPFTFTLPTVGPAAPSASLPAPSSNPLLESLKKMQESPAPSSSEPAEAATIAAPSPPKTPSLLAPLVSPLTGPLASTSSDSKPTATFLGLASASSTTPFTDTKSPGVSQAEQSVSTPVSTAPSPTPKPSMLFGMLSPPASSSSSLATPGPACASPMFKPIFPATPKSESDSPLPASSSASTAASSSTALPTTASTTAPTFKPIFDRLEAFTAMPLSTPFSLKQTTAPATTTATSAPLFTGLGTATSTVASGTTASASKPVFGFGVTTAASTASSTMTSTSQTLLFGGAPAVTTSSSAPALTSIFQFGKPLAPAASAASASFSQPLASSAQTAASNSSGFSGFGSTLTTSTSAPATTSQPTLTFSSTVTPTFNIPFSSGAKPALPAYPGANPQPTFGATDGATKPAPAPSFGSSFTFGNSVASAPSAAPAPAPATFGSAVQPAFGGLKAAASTFGTPASTQPAFGSTTPVFSFGSATTSGFGAAVATTQTTNSGSSSSLFGSSTPSPFTFGGSAAPAASGAFGLTATPGTSSSSGTFSFGSGQSGTTGTTTSFGGSLSQNTLGAPSQSSPFAFSVGSTPESKPVFGGTSTPTFGQSAPAPGVGTAGSSLSFGASSTPAQGFVGVGPFGSAAPSFSIGAGSKTPGARQRLQARRQHTRKK